From the genome of Impatiens glandulifera chromosome 9, dImpGla2.1, whole genome shotgun sequence, one region includes:
- the LOC124915969 gene encoding zinc finger MYM-type protein 5-like, which produces MAPITIRKHESSSSKRKRIKERDKFIQSQLGAMDKFVFNKGNETQYLGDIGVDVDINVGVIENVEQSMETQTLSKEDVDIGLEKNIENQMEEPFEVDIDVNVEETMEPGSEGNDDIPNIFDPKNWDNLAPKLMDLLVKKSPLRDVLTGKCPKNGSNNRRLTSEFYTMHLSNGQKHHRDWLVYCKDLDRVFCFCCKVFKTKRQLSQLAHDGIRDWGHLSHSLMQHERSSDHITLYLIWVELRERLETNQVIDKVLQDQIKLETEH; this is translated from the coding sequence ATGGCTCCTATAACTATAAGAAAGCATGAATCGAGTAGTTCCAAACGCAAAAGAATAAAGGaacgagacaaatttattcAAAGTCAATTAGGGGCTATggataaatttgttttcaataaaGGGAACGAAACACAATATTTAGGGGATATAGGGGTAGATGTAGACATTAATGTTGGTGTAATAGAAAATGTGGAGCAATCAATGGAGACTCAAACACTTTCTAAGGAAGATGTTGATATTGGCCtagaaaaaaatatagagaATCAAATGGAGGAACCTTTTGAAGTAGATATTGATGTTAATGTAGAAGAAACTATGGAGCCTGGTTCGGAAGGGAATGATGATATTCCCAACATCTTTGATCCTAAAAATTGGGATAATCTTGCTCCTAAATTGATGGATTTATTGGTGAAAAAAAGTCCTCTAAGAGATGTGTTGACAGGAAAATGTCCGAAAAATGGATCAAATAACAGGCGTTTAACATCTGAATTCTATACTATGCACTTATCAAATGGGCAGAAGCATCATCGAGATTGGCTTGTGTATTGTAAGGATCTTGACAGAGTATTTTGCTTCTGCTGTAAAGTCTTCAAGACCAAACGACAACTTTCTCAGTTAGCACATGATGGAATAAGGGATTGGGGGCACCTTTCTCACAGTTTGATGCAACATGAACGAAGTTCAGACCATATAACTTTATACTTGATTTGGGTTGAGTTACGTGAACGACTAGAAACTAATCAAGTAATAGATAAAGTTTTGCAGGATCAAATCAAATTAGAGACTGAACATTGA